The DNA window GACCTGGAATCCCAGTTCTGCCTGCTGACCATCGCCATGCTGGTCGGCGGCATGACCTGCTGGATCCATTACGACGTGTTCCTGATCTTCCCGCTGGCCGCGCTGGGCGCCGTGATCCGGGCGGAGAAGTCGGCGTGGCGACCCGCGCAACAGGCCTGGCTGGCGTTGCTGGTGCTGGGCGTGTTTTCGCACTTCCTGCTCGTCCGCACCACCACAATGGAATACCTGGCCGAGCCGATCTGGCAAGTGCTGGTCTGTGTCACGCCGCTCTACGCGGCCTGCGGCCTGGGCTGGACCTTCGCCCAGCGACTGCGGCGGAACGTGGGCGTCACGCCAGCGGCCGCGGAACAAGCAGACGTATCGCCAGCGACCGTCCCGCATGTACTGACGATCTGGCCCGCCAGCCCAACGGCCCACGTTACGCCGGGACCGTAAGCTCGCCGTCGTGCTGAGCTCACCGTCGTGCTAACCTGCCGCCGCGTGCAGGGCGGCGGATTCGGTGGCGACGCCTTCGGCGGCCAGCAGTTCGCGATACCAGGCTGCGGCGGCCGCTGCCCGGCCAGGCAGGGAATGCGCGCCCCAGATGACTGTCAGCGTACGCTTCGTTCCTTCGTGCGTCTTGGTGCGTTGCGAGTCCTTCACTGCGTTTGCGCAGGGGCCGTTGGCGTCGCACAAACAGAGCAGGCCGCCCAGGTCGATCGTTTGCCCTGTCGGGTTAAAGACGTATTCCGCGCCCGCCGGGGCGATGGCCGCGGCCAAGGGAAGCTCGGCCCGCTCCAGATCGATGACGCTGATTGGCAAACCAGAATGCAGCGACACCGCGTTCGCCACATCGACGGCCAGGTTGATCGGCGATAACGGCTGCTGCAGGGCCGCATTCCGCAAGTACTCCGACGCCGGCTTGCTGCGGCCGGTCGGTTTGAAGCCGCCGCAGCGAAGCAGATCCCGCACTGCCGTGCGGACTTCGTCGGAGCTGGCCATCGGAGCCGGCGCTTCGGCAAGCAGCCAGGCGGCCGTCCCCGGCGTAATTTCCAGCTGGCCCAAAGGCGCCGGCAGCACGCTGACAAAAGCCTGCAGGTCCAGCAAAGGATGCGGCGAAAGAGCGATCTCGATCACAAGGCCAGCCCGGAAGCAAAGCGACAAGTTCGGGGGGAAGCGAACGTCACTCAGACGCCGACGCTTGCGCCGAAGAAACGATCCGCACAAACACTTCGGCCGCGGAAATCGCCGGCAGCTCGTCCCAGTCGCCCTGGGCGCGAACCTTCAAAAAGTACTCGCCTGGAGGCGTAGCCGGGTCTACCGCCACCGTCAGTTCCAACGGCCGAGCATCCGCGACGTCCACGCGCATGGGCGTCATGGAAAACGGCTTCCCGCCCTCGGACGGAGCCAGTTCCACCTGCACCTGGCCGCTGAGCCGCTGCGAACAGTTAATCGTGAAGGGAACCGTCAAAGTGTCGCCAGGGCGGCCCTCAATTTCGGTCGCGTCGGCGGACAGTTTCAGCAACGCTCCCGTCGGCAGGAAGCCCATGCGGGTTTTCTGTTTGACCAGCGAGTAACGCACGTTCCCTTGCGGGTCTTTCACCTGGGCGACGCCGTTGACGATCATGCGCGACGTGCGCGTGGTTTCCAGCCACTCGGGCAGATAGACCGGATAGAGGATCCGTTCGACGCCCGGCTCGACCTGCAGTTCGGGACCGGAGATCCCCTGGCGATGACGGCCCTGCTTGGACGCCATTTCCAGGATGATCGGCTCCAGGAAGCCTTCGTTCCGTTCGATCAGCACCGGCGCGGGAAAGATCGTGCCGCGGGGCCATTTGGTGACGTCGTCTTTCCCTTCAGCATCGACCTGGAAGGGCGGGGGAATCACCAGCGCCAGCAGGATCGGCGAGGATGCGTATTCGACGATAAGCGGCTCCGGCTCCTCGACCGGTTCGACCGGGGGCGCTTTTGCTTTGGCGGGGGCTTTGACTTCAATCGGGTAGGACTTCGCCTGGATTGTAAAGAACGAGGTCGCAGCGGCCAGCGTGTCGGCCGCCGTCAGCTCGAATTTGAGCGCGGATTTTTTGGCCGGGATCTCCAGTCCTTCCGACACGGTGACGCCTTTGGGAAGACCGACCAGCGTCAGGGCGATCGGATCCATGAAACCGGCGGAGCGGGTGACTTTCAGGCTGATCGAAGCGGTCCCGCCGAGGGTCAGATTCAAGACCTCGGGCGTTTCGAAAGAGTAGCCCGGCTCCGCAATCTGGAACTGCAGGCGATAGACGGCCGCCGCATCGCCGCTGCGGCCGGCGTAGTCGCTAACCTGCAGGCGATACTCGCCGTCGGCCGGCACGGTGAACTCCAGCTGGGCGTCGGTGGAGTTGGTCAGATCGTCGGTGCGGACCAGCTCATTCCCCTCCGCATCGATAATCGCCAGCGAAGCATCGACCCGCGCCCCGACCGAGGCGGCCGTCGCGAGCGCCATGAACTTGTCCCCTTTGACGCCGGTGAAGACATATTCGTCCGCTTCGTATTTCTGGTCGAGCACGCCCGTCAGATCCAGCGGGGCCGTCAGCCGCCGATCCGGCAAGGCCGACTCCAGCACCGGTGTCTGTTCGGTCAGCGGCAACGAGAACAGAGCCGCGTCGCCATGGGGCGTGGTCAAGGTCACCAGGAAGGCGTCGCTGGCGTCGGCCG is part of the Lignipirellula cremea genome and encodes:
- a CDS encoding phenylalanine--tRNA ligase beta subunit-related protein — protein: MIEIALSPHPLLDLQAFVSVLPAPLGQLEITPGTAAWLLAEAPAPMASSDEVRTAVRDLLRCGGFKPTGRSKPASEYLRNAALQQPLSPINLAVDVANAVSLHSGLPISVIDLERAELPLAAAIAPAGAEYVFNPTGQTIDLGGLLCLCDANGPCANAVKDSQRTKTHEGTKRTLTVIWGAHSLPGRAAAAAAWYRELLAAEGVATESAALHAAAG